Proteins from a genomic interval of Toxotes jaculatrix isolate fToxJac2 chromosome 5, fToxJac2.pri, whole genome shotgun sequence:
- the LOC121182408 gene encoding C-C motif chemokine 4-like has protein sequence MKTLCFTLGLVLLTVCCCNAIPVAVNDIKPIRCCYRFSERDLPLKLVSDITKTRRSCARPAFIVHTVRGKQICYSETFPWAVNVYKQLHEAQGSGQQH, from the exons ATGAAGACTCTTTGCTTCACTCTGGGGCTGGTGCTGCTCACCGTCTGCTGCTGCAATGCCATAC CTGTAGCAGTGAATGACATCAAACCTATACGCTGCTGCTACAGATTTTCTGAACGCGATTTACCATTAAAGCTTGTGTCTGACATAACCAAGACCCGCAGATCCTGTGCGAGGCCGGCATTCAT AGTCCACActgtcagaggaaaacaaatctGCTACAGTGAGACTTTCCCGTGGGCTGTGAACGTCTACAAACAGCTCCATGAAGCTCAAGGCAGCGGTCAGCAGCACTGA